The Microcebus murinus isolate Inina chromosome 4, M.murinus_Inina_mat1.0, whole genome shotgun sequence genome has a segment encoding these proteins:
- the LOC142870455 gene encoding olfactory receptor 9G1-like, protein MERSNRTVSEFLLLGFTTDPVIQLALFVVFLGVYSLTLVGNSTLMVLICNDSHLHTPMYFFIGNLSFLDLWYSSVYTPKILMTCISEDKSISFAGCLCQFFFSAGLAYSECYLLAAMAYDRYVAISKPLLYAQAMPRKLCTFLVTASYLGGFINSSIITKRTFSFNFCGDNIIDDFFCDLLPLMKLACGKKDGYQVLMYFLLASNVITPASLILASYLFIIATVLRIRSTRGRLKAFSTCSSHLISVTLYYGSILYIYSRPQSSYSLDRDKIVSTFYTVLFPMLNPMIYSLRNKDVKEALNKLFK, encoded by the coding sequence ATGGAGAGGAGCAATCGCACAGTGAGTGAGTTTCTCCTGCTGGGCTTCACGACAGATCCAGTGATACAGCTGGCTCTGTTCGTGGTGTTCCTCGGGGTGTACTCTCTGACCCTGGTAGGAAATAGCACCCTCATGGTGCTGATCTGTAATGACTCCCATCTCCACACAcccatgtattttttcattgGAAATCTGTCTTTTCTGGATCTCTGGTATTCCTCTGTCTACACTCCAAAGATCCTAATGACCTGCATCTCTGAAGACAAAAGCATCTCCTTTGCTGGCTGCCTGTGCCAGTTCTTCTTCTCTGCGGGGCTGGCCTATAGTGAGTGCTACCTGCTGGCTGCCATGGCttatgaccgctatgtggccatctccAAACCCCTGCTCTATGCTCAGGCCATGCCCAGAAAACTATGTACATTTTTGGTCACAGCCTCGTATCTCGGTGGGTTTATTAACTCTTCCATCATCACCAAAAGAACGTTTTCCTTTAACTTCTGCGGTGATAACATCATTGATGACTTTTTCTGTGATTTGCTTCCCCTGATGAAGCTGGCCTGTGGCAAGAAAGATGGCTACCAGGTTCTGATGTACTTCCTCCTGGCCTCCAACGTGATCACGCCTGCCTCACTCATCCTCGCCTCCTACCTCTTCATCATCGCCACTGTCTTGAGGATCCGCTCTACCCGGGGCCGCCTCAAAGCCTTCTCCACATGCTCCTCCCACCTGATCTCCGTTACCTTATACTATGGCTCCATTCTCTACATCTACTCTCGCCCCCAATCTAGCTATTCTTTGGATAGGGACAAAATAGTTTCTACATTTTACACCGTGCTCTTCCCCATGCTGAACCCCATGATCTACAGTCTGAGGAATAAGGATGTGAAAGAGGCTCTGAATAAACTCTTCAAATAA